GAGACGCGATGGACCGCGCGCGGGCCGGGGAGGGGGGCACGTTGATCGAGGCGCTCACGTATCGCCTCGGGCCGCACTCGACCTCCGACGACCCGACGGTCTACCGGTCCGAAGAGGAGGTGACGGCGTGGCGCGGGAAAGACCCGATCCGGCGGTTCGCCGCGTTCCTCAAGGGGCGGGGCTTGCTCGAGGACCCGGCCGCGGAGGAGGCGGGAGCGAAGGAGATCGTACGCAGGGCGGTCGAGGCGGCGGAGGGCGCGCCCCCCGTGCCGCTGTCCAGCATGTTCGAGGATGTCTACGCGGAAATTCCATGGCACCTCGCCGAGCAGCGTGACTCCCTGCTCTCCGGGAAGGGGTGAGGCGATGGCCGAGGTGACGCTGATCAAGGCGGTCAACGACGCGCTCGCGACCGAGATGGCGCGGGACCCGTCGGTCTGCGTCCTCGGGGAGGACGTCGGTCGCGGCGGCGGGGTCTTCCGGGCGACGGAAGGATTGTTCCGCCGGTTCGGGCCGGAGCGGGTGATCGACACGCCGCTGAACGAGGTCGGAATCGTCGGCATGGCGATCGGGATGGCGATGAACGGCCTTCGTCCGGTCGCCGAGATCGAATTCGTCGACTTCATCTACCCGGCCTTCGACCAGATCGTCTCGGAGATGGCCAAGATGCGGTACCGCTCCGCGGGGCAGTTCACGGCGGCGGTGGTCCTTCGCGCCCCTTCGGGTGGGGGCATCAAGGGAGGCCACTACCACTCGCAGAGCCCGGAGGCGTACTTCATCCACACGGCGGGGCTCGTCGTGGTGATGCCGTCGACGCCAGCGGACGCCAAGGGGCTTCTCGCCTCCGCGATCCGTGGGGAAGACCCGGTGATCTTCCTCGAGCCGAAGGCGCTCTACCGGACCGTGAAGGGGGAGGTGCCGCAGGGGGAGTACCTCGTGCCGATCGGGAAGGGGCGGATCGTCCGGCCCGGGGACGACCTGACGCTGGTGACGTGGGGTGC
The sequence above is a segment of the Deltaproteobacteria bacterium genome. Coding sequences within it:
- a CDS encoding alpha-ketoacid dehydrogenase subunit beta, which gives rise to MAEVTLIKAVNDALATEMARDPSVCVLGEDVGRGGGVFRATEGLFRRFGPERVIDTPLNEVGIVGMAIGMAMNGLRPVAEIEFVDFIYPAFDQIVSEMAKMRYRSAGQFTAAVVLRAPSGGGIKGGHYHSQSPEAYFIHTAGLVVVMPSTPADAKGLLASAIRGEDPVIFLEPKALYRTVKGEVPQGEYLVPIGKGRIVRPGDDLTLVTWGAMVPVAEKAAAAAAAEGVDVEIIDPRTLWPLDIGMIEASVNRTGRAVVL